Proteins encoded within one genomic window of Chitinophaga parva:
- a CDS encoding cation diffusion facilitator family transporter → MAHDHDHDHGHGHHHHAVIPANGHLNKAFIIGIMLNLVFVAVEFGAGFFSSSLALISDAGHNLMDVASLGLSLLAFRLAKVKPNETFTYGYRKSTVLASMFNAIILLVGMGFVAYEAIVRIGTPEVVKGNVVAIVAAIGIVVNATTALLFFRDKEHDLNVKGAYLHMVADALVSLGAVITGIVIIFTGWYWLDAVISIVIIVVIVISTWHLLSASLKLAMDAVPAGIEMEKVKACALKIPGIKAIHHIHIWGMSTTENALTARLLVDGTLNMEQVENIKNTFRHEMLHLNIQHVTLETELHLNKEACCD, encoded by the coding sequence ATGGCACACGATCATGATCACGACCACGGGCATGGGCACCACCACCATGCGGTTATTCCGGCAAATGGGCATTTGAATAAGGCATTCATTATTGGCATCATGCTCAACCTGGTATTTGTAGCGGTAGAGTTTGGCGCAGGCTTTTTCAGTAGTTCCCTGGCCCTTATTTCCGATGCGGGGCATAATCTCATGGATGTGGCCAGCCTGGGCCTGTCCCTGCTGGCTTTCCGCCTGGCCAAGGTGAAGCCCAATGAGACCTTTACATATGGGTACCGTAAAAGCACGGTGCTGGCTTCTATGTTCAATGCCATTATTTTATTGGTGGGGATGGGCTTTGTAGCCTATGAGGCCATTGTGCGCATTGGCACGCCGGAAGTGGTGAAAGGCAATGTGGTGGCCATTGTGGCTGCTATTGGGATCGTGGTGAATGCTACTACTGCCCTGCTTTTTTTCCGGGATAAGGAACATGATCTGAATGTAAAGGGCGCGTACCTTCACATGGTGGCGGACGCCCTGGTATCGCTGGGGGCCGTGATCACGGGTATTGTCATCATCTTCACCGGCTGGTACTGGCTGGATGCCGTGATCAGCATTGTGATCATCGTGGTGATCGTGATCAGCACCTGGCACCTGCTGAGCGCCAGCCTGAAACTGGCTATGGACGCAGTGCCCGCGGGTATTGAAATGGAAAAGGTAAAAGCCTGCGCCTTGAAGATCCCCGGCATCAAAGCCATCCACCACATTCACATCTGGGGGATGAGCACCACTGAAAATGCGCTCACTGCCCGGCTCCTGGTAGACGGAACCCTGAACATGGAGCAGGTGGAAAACATCAAAAACACCTTCCGCCACGAAATGCTGCACCTCAATATACAGCATGTAACCCTGGAGACGGAACTGCACCTGAACAAAGAAGCGTGCTGTGATTAG
- the rsmG gene encoding 16S rRNA (guanine(527)-N(7))-methyltransferase RsmG codes for MDIILKYFDDFTPAQMQQLQALAGLYQEWNEKINVISRKDIDALYEKHVLHSLSIAAEHDFADGSQILDLGTGGGFPGIPLAIFFPNVQFHLVDSIGKKIKVVQEVAAALGLQNVTTAHSRVEEIKNRKFDFVVSRAVAPLADLWRWSKPLVKSSNRSVNDPSIHRPGLICLKGGDLHEEISMSGTRPVLTHIYDLFPEDYFKEKYVVYVKN; via the coding sequence ATGGACATCATCCTCAAGTACTTCGACGATTTCACGCCGGCGCAAATGCAGCAGTTGCAGGCATTGGCGGGGCTTTACCAGGAATGGAATGAAAAGATCAATGTGATCTCCCGCAAGGATATTGATGCGCTGTATGAAAAGCACGTGCTGCATTCGCTGAGCATTGCAGCGGAGCATGATTTTGCTGACGGCTCACAGATCCTCGACCTGGGCACGGGTGGCGGGTTCCCGGGCATCCCGCTGGCTATCTTTTTTCCCAATGTGCAGTTCCACCTGGTAGATTCCATTGGCAAGAAAATAAAAGTAGTACAGGAAGTAGCTGCGGCACTGGGGTTGCAGAATGTAACCACGGCACACAGCCGCGTGGAGGAGATCAAGAACCGCAAGTTTGATTTCGTGGTATCGCGGGCAGTAGCGCCCCTGGCGGATCTCTGGCGCTGGAGCAAGCCCCTGGTGAAGTCCAGCAACCGCTCTGTCAACGATCCGTCCATACACCGACCCGGGCTCATTTGCCTCAAGGGTGGCGACCTTCATGAAGAGATCTCCATGAGTGGCACCCGCCCGGTACTCACCCACATTTACGACCTCTTCCCCGAGGATTATTTTAAAGAGAAATACGTGGTGTACGTGAAGAACTAA
- a CDS encoding glycosyltransferase, with amino-acid sequence MLQDLGLIVFYVFAGVAAIQVLYYLVFFSRLAFYKQELEQESIPKSDVSVIICAKNEEHNLQKYLPAVLQQRYHGHDTPAYEVIVVNDYSEDDSKYYLNSIEPGYSHFRQIEIKQAAKFIPGKKYPLSIGLKHAQHEHVLLTDADCKPASTHWLSLMSQGFTEGKEIVLGYSPYTKKPGFLNKVIRYETFFAALQYLSYALAGVAYMGVGRNLAYKRELFFRHKGFTSHQHIASGDDDLFVNKAATPDNVSVIIDKNAFTYSEPKPTWKAWFQQKTRHMSTGKHYRAVHKFLLGLFTSSQLLFYPLFIAAIFYEPMRYITLGILGLKLLIQSIITWSAMKKLDEKDLFWYSWIMDILMVVYYLIFIPALVRRPKASKWK; translated from the coding sequence ATGTTGCAAGATCTGGGATTAATCGTTTTTTATGTATTTGCCGGCGTAGCCGCCATTCAGGTATTGTATTACCTGGTTTTCTTTTCCCGCCTGGCTTTTTACAAGCAGGAACTGGAGCAGGAGTCCATCCCCAAGTCAGATGTTTCTGTGATCATCTGCGCCAAGAACGAGGAGCACAACCTGCAAAAATACCTTCCCGCGGTATTGCAACAGCGCTATCATGGTCATGACACCCCCGCTTATGAAGTGATCGTGGTAAATGACTACTCTGAAGATGACAGCAAATATTACCTTAACTCCATAGAACCTGGCTACAGCCATTTCCGCCAGATCGAGATCAAGCAGGCGGCCAAGTTCATTCCCGGTAAAAAATACCCGCTCTCCATCGGGCTTAAACACGCCCAGCATGAGCATGTGCTGCTTACGGATGCAGACTGCAAGCCTGCCAGCACGCACTGGCTGTCTTTGATGAGCCAGGGATTTACGGAAGGCAAGGAGATCGTGCTGGGCTACAGCCCTTATACCAAGAAGCCCGGCTTCCTCAATAAAGTGATCCGCTACGAAACCTTTTTTGCGGCGCTGCAATATCTCTCCTATGCACTGGCCGGCGTGGCTTACATGGGCGTGGGCCGCAACCTGGCGTATAAGCGTGAACTGTTTTTCCGCCACAAGGGCTTCACCTCCCACCAGCACATTGCCTCCGGCGATGACGACCTGTTTGTAAACAAAGCCGCCACCCCGGACAACGTGTCGGTGATCATCGATAAAAACGCCTTCACCTACTCTGAGCCCAAACCCACGTGGAAGGCCTGGTTCCAGCAGAAGACAAGGCACATGTCTACCGGCAAGCATTACCGCGCCGTGCATAAGTTCCTGCTGGGCCTCTTCACTTCCAGCCAGCTGCTTTTCTATCCGTTATTCATCGCCGCCATCTTCTACGAGCCCATGCGCTACATCACCCTGGGCATCCTGGGCCTGAAGCTGCTTATCCAGAGCATCATCACCTGGTCTGCCATGAAAAAACTGGACGAAAAAGACCTTTTCTGGTACAGCTGGATCATGGATATATTGATGGTGGTGTATTACCTCATCTTCATTCCCGCGCTGGTGAGAAGGCCGAAGGCGAGTAAGTGGAAATAA
- the tgt gene encoding tRNA guanosine(34) transglycosylase Tgt — MNFELISTDSASSARAGVLTTDHGVINTPIFMPVGTVGSVKAVTQEQLRQDVKAQIILGNTYHLYLRPGLEVLSAAGGLHKFNGWEKPILTDSGGYQVFSLAANRKIKEEGVVFQSHIDGSRHLFTPENVMDIQRTIGADIIMAFDECPPYPSEYRYAKKSMELTHRWLDRCIKRLGETTPRYGHEQTLFPIVQGSTFKDLRTISATEIAARGCAGNAIGGLSVGEPEQDMYEMCALVCNILPADKPRYLMGVGTPWNILENIALGVDMFDCVMPTRNGRNGMLFTWNGVINIKNKKWATDFTPVDEHSPCFASRDYSKAYLRHLFAAGEYLGLTLASIHNLAFYLELITEARAQILAGTYTAWKNKMIPVLKTRL, encoded by the coding sequence TTGAATTTTGAACTGATCAGCACTGACAGTGCCAGCAGCGCCAGGGCAGGGGTTCTGACCACGGATCACGGGGTCATTAACACGCCCATCTTCATGCCCGTAGGCACCGTGGGCAGCGTAAAAGCCGTAACCCAGGAGCAGCTGCGCCAGGACGTGAAAGCCCAGATCATCCTGGGCAATACCTACCATCTATATTTACGCCCCGGCCTGGAGGTACTCTCCGCCGCCGGCGGCCTGCATAAGTTTAACGGCTGGGAGAAGCCCATCCTCACAGACAGCGGCGGCTACCAGGTGTTTTCCCTGGCGGCCAACCGTAAGATCAAGGAAGAAGGCGTGGTGTTTCAAAGCCACATTGATGGCAGCCGTCACCTCTTTACGCCGGAGAACGTGATGGACATCCAGCGCACCATTGGGGCAGATATCATCATGGCCTTTGACGAATGCCCGCCTTACCCGTCGGAGTATCGTTACGCCAAAAAATCCATGGAGCTTACCCACCGCTGGCTGGACCGGTGCATAAAGCGCCTGGGCGAAACCACCCCGCGCTACGGGCACGAGCAAACGCTGTTTCCCATTGTGCAGGGCAGCACCTTTAAAGACCTGCGCACTATCTCCGCCACGGAGATAGCGGCAAGGGGCTGCGCGGGCAATGCCATTGGCGGGCTCAGTGTGGGCGAGCCGGAGCAGGACATGTATGAAATGTGTGCGCTGGTGTGCAACATCCTGCCGGCAGACAAGCCCCGCTACCTCATGGGCGTAGGCACGCCCTGGAATATCCTGGAAAACATAGCCCTGGGCGTGGATATGTTTGACTGCGTAATGCCTACCCGCAACGGGCGCAATGGCATGCTCTTTACCTGGAATGGGGTGATCAATATCAAGAATAAGAAATGGGCCACGGACTTTACGCCGGTGGATGAGCACAGCCCCTGCTTTGCCAGCCGGGATTATTCCAAGGCTTACCTGCGCCACCTCTTTGCGGCGGGCGAGTACCTGGGGCTTACCCTGGCCAGCATTCATAACCTGGCTTTCTACCTGGAGCTGATCACCGAGGCCCGCGCCCAGATCCTGGCCGGCACGTATACCGCCTGGAAAAACAAAATGATCCCTGTCTTGAAAACCCGGCTGTAA
- a CDS encoding LptF/LptG family permease produces the protein MKKIDWYILKKFVGTFFYSLMILLVISVVIDITEKVDDFMRNNLTLKTIIFEYYIGFIPSIAALLFPLFIFISVIFFTSKMAYRSEIIAILASGVSFRRFLRPYWVGAIGFGLMLWAANTWVVPKANRLVNAFQDNYVHRHEDAMALYDKTVRIDSFNYVTFGSWDPNYKTGASFVMQEIHGQKVTFKLKADRVSWDSTEKKWKMYNLSMRHINDLNESWTYKQDSLMKLRITPVDLVKKRDEQVAMTTPELNEYIKKQQLRGAEGLNTYLVEKYRRTAAGFMVVVLTLIGGIMASRKVRGGSGLHLALGIVISASYIIFLQFATVFSTKSNLNPLLAVWIPNVVFGALAIYLYRRAPK, from the coding sequence ATGAAAAAGATCGACTGGTATATCTTAAAAAAATTCGTCGGTACGTTTTTTTATTCGCTGATGATCCTGCTGGTGATCTCCGTGGTGATCGACATCACGGAGAAGGTGGATGACTTCATGCGCAATAACCTGACGTTGAAGACCATCATCTTTGAATATTACATTGGGTTCATTCCGTCCATTGCTGCGTTGCTCTTTCCCCTGTTCATTTTTATTTCGGTGATCTTCTTCACTTCCAAGATGGCCTACCGCTCGGAGATCATTGCCATCCTGGCTTCCGGGGTAAGTTTCCGCCGTTTCCTGCGCCCTTACTGGGTAGGTGCCATTGGCTTTGGGTTGATGTTGTGGGCGGCCAATACCTGGGTGGTACCCAAGGCCAACCGGCTGGTAAATGCCTTCCAGGATAATTACGTGCACCGCCATGAAGATGCGATGGCACTGTATGATAAAACCGTGCGCATAGACAGTTTCAACTACGTGACCTTTGGTTCCTGGGACCCCAATTATAAGACTGGCGCCAGCTTTGTGATGCAGGAAATACATGGCCAGAAAGTAACCTTTAAACTAAAAGCAGACCGCGTAAGCTGGGACAGTACGGAGAAGAAGTGGAAGATGTATAACCTGTCCATGCGCCACATCAATGACCTCAATGAAAGCTGGACCTATAAACAGGACTCGCTCATGAAGCTGCGCATTACCCCCGTAGACCTGGTGAAGAAGCGCGATGAGCAGGTAGCGATGACCACGCCGGAACTGAATGAGTATATTAAAAAGCAACAGTTGCGCGGCGCCGAGGGGCTCAATACTTACCTGGTGGAAAAATACCGCCGCACGGCAGCGGGCTTCATGGTGGTGGTGCTTACGCTGATCGGGGGCATCATGGCATCGCGCAAGGTGCGCGGTGGGAGTGGCTTGCACCTGGCGCTGGGCATTGTGATCAGCGCGTCTTATATTATTTTCCTGCAGTTTGCCACGGTGTTTTCTACGAAGTCCAATTTGAACCCTTTGCTGGCGGTATGGATACCGAATGTGGTGTTTGGGGCGCTGGCGATTTATTTGTACAGGAGGGCGCCGAAGTGA
- a CDS encoding citrate (Si)-synthase, eukaryotic, protein MGQIKETFKVKADELNATVKEILKEHGTKKIGDVTVAQAYQGMRGITGLVTETSLLDANEGIRFRGYSIPELREKLPKAKEGQEPLPEGLFYLMLIGELPTAEQVQELSAILARRSHVPNHVFATIDALPVTTHPMTMFTTGVLALQTESLFAKAYAEGINKKDYWSYMFEDSLNLIARLPRIAAYIYRRKYKNNEHIQPNGMLDWAGNFAHMLGYEDRGFQELMRLYMTIHADHEGGNVSAHTTHLVGSALSDAYLSFAAGMAGLAGPLHGLANQEVIKWILAMQQELGGGTPTKEQIAAYVRKTLADGKVVPGYGHAVLRKTDPRFTAQMEFAKNHLPDDELVNIVWHVYETVPPILQELGKVKNPWPNVDAHSGALLVHYGLTEYEFYTVLFGVSRALGVLASLCWDRAMGQPLERPKSVTTAWMKLFTEGKEEASAE, encoded by the coding sequence ATGGGCCAGATTAAAGAGACATTCAAGGTTAAAGCTGATGAACTGAACGCCACAGTGAAAGAGATCCTGAAAGAACATGGAACAAAGAAGATCGGTGACGTGACCGTAGCACAGGCCTACCAGGGCATGCGCGGCATTACCGGTCTGGTAACAGAAACATCTTTACTCGATGCCAATGAAGGCATCCGTTTCCGGGGCTATTCCATCCCGGAGCTGCGTGAGAAACTGCCCAAGGCCAAAGAAGGCCAGGAACCCCTCCCAGAAGGCTTATTCTATTTAATGCTCATCGGTGAATTGCCCACTGCGGAGCAGGTACAGGAGCTCTCCGCCATCCTGGCCCGCCGTTCCCACGTACCCAACCACGTATTTGCCACTATAGACGCATTGCCGGTCACTACGCACCCCATGACCATGTTCACCACGGGGGTGCTGGCCCTGCAAACGGAATCCCTGTTTGCCAAGGCATATGCAGAAGGTATCAATAAAAAAGACTACTGGAGCTACATGTTTGAGGATTCCCTGAACCTCATTGCACGCCTGCCCCGCATTGCCGCATATATTTACCGCCGCAAATACAAGAACAACGAGCACATTCAGCCTAACGGTATGCTGGACTGGGCCGGTAATTTTGCCCACATGCTGGGTTACGAAGACCGTGGCTTCCAGGAACTGATGCGCCTGTACATGACCATCCACGCAGACCATGAAGGGGGTAACGTAAGCGCACACACGACCCACCTGGTAGGCTCTGCGCTCAGCGATGCTTACCTGTCCTTTGCCGCCGGCATGGCGGGGCTGGCAGGTCCCCTGCACGGCCTGGCAAACCAGGAAGTGATCAAGTGGATCCTGGCCATGCAGCAGGAACTGGGTGGCGGTACCCCTACCAAGGAGCAGATTGCCGCTTATGTACGCAAGACCCTGGCGGATGGTAAGGTAGTACCCGGCTACGGCCACGCGGTACTGCGCAAAACAGACCCCCGCTTCACCGCGCAGATGGAATTTGCCAAGAACCACCTGCCCGATGATGAACTGGTGAACATTGTATGGCATGTGTATGAAACCGTGCCCCCCATCCTGCAGGAACTGGGGAAGGTGAAAAACCCCTGGCCCAATGTGGACGCGCACTCCGGCGCCCTGCTGGTGCACTACGGCCTCACCGAATACGAATTTTACACCGTGCTCTTTGGCGTAAGCCGCGCACTCGGTGTACTGGCTTCCCTCTGCTGGGACCGCGCCATGGGCCAGCCCCTGGAACGCCCCAAATCTGTGACCACCGCATGGATGAAGCTTTTCACGGAAGGGAAGGAAGAAGCCAGCGCAGAATAA
- the recG gene encoding ATP-dependent DNA helicase RecG translates to MSSQAAILNNPIEYLKGVGPQRGELLRKEVGIHTFRDLLHYFPFRYVDRTKVEKIIQLHAQMDFVQLRGRIVRTEVIGDKRAKRLVATFRDETGEIPLVWFQGWQWMEKSLQLHTPYLVFGRISLFNGYLQMSHPEMDLVTTEAGGGKQFLEPVYSTTEKLKTRGLTGKAIGKLTSALLEQLLPAEIQENIPVSILAQYRLMGRYTAFFKIHKPMTEDEARLAQRRLKFEELFVVQMRICRLKIRRHQMSHGYRFDQVGEHFNGFYNEHLPFPLTSAQKRVLKEIRQDVNTGRQMNRLVQGDVGSGKTIVALLSMLLAVDNGFQACLMAPTEILSQQHYKGLSELLEKMPLKVALLTGSIKGKARKQILEQVAAGEVQLLIGTHALLENEVVFKNLGLAIVDEQHRFGVAQRARLWQKNNIAPHILVMTATPIPRTLAMTIYGDLDVSVIDELPPGRKPITTVHRTEYQRPQVMDFIKDEIRKGRQAYIVYPLIEDSEKMDYENLMKGYEEVKAFFPEPRYYISMVHGRQPADQRNTNMQRFITGDTQIMVATTVIEVGVNVPNASVMVIESTERFGLSQLHQLRGRVGRGAEQSFCILMTGNKIGQESKQRVEVMVQTNNGFLISEKDMELRGPGDMEGTRQSGVLDFKLADIVQDKPILEAARACAEKLLQDDPDLQLPENQGLREYLQLLQGKSQWSKIS, encoded by the coding sequence ATGAGCAGCCAGGCAGCCATCTTAAACAACCCGATCGAATACCTGAAGGGCGTGGGTCCACAACGGGGCGAGTTGCTGCGCAAGGAAGTGGGCATCCACACCTTCCGCGACCTGCTGCATTATTTCCCGTTCCGGTATGTAGACCGTACCAAGGTGGAGAAGATCATCCAGCTGCATGCCCAAATGGATTTTGTGCAACTGCGGGGGCGCATTGTGCGCACGGAAGTGATCGGGGACAAGCGCGCCAAACGCCTGGTGGCCACCTTCCGCGATGAAACCGGCGAGATACCCCTGGTGTGGTTCCAGGGCTGGCAGTGGATGGAAAAGTCATTACAGCTGCACACGCCCTACCTGGTGTTTGGCCGTATTTCCCTTTTTAATGGTTACCTGCAGATGTCCCACCCGGAAATGGACCTGGTCACCACAGAAGCCGGGGGCGGCAAGCAGTTCCTGGAACCAGTGTACAGCACCACGGAAAAGCTGAAGACCCGCGGCCTCACGGGCAAGGCGATTGGCAAACTCACCAGCGCCCTGCTGGAGCAATTGCTGCCTGCTGAAATCCAGGAGAACATCCCGGTCTCCATCCTGGCCCAGTACCGCCTCATGGGCCGCTACACGGCTTTCTTCAAGATCCACAAGCCCATGACGGAAGACGAAGCCAGGCTGGCCCAGCGCCGCCTCAAATTTGAAGAGCTGTTCGTAGTGCAGATGCGCATCTGCCGGCTGAAGATCCGGCGCCATCAGATGTCGCACGGCTACCGCTTTGACCAGGTGGGGGAGCATTTCAACGGGTTCTATAACGAACACCTGCCTTTTCCCCTTACCAGTGCGCAAAAGCGGGTGCTCAAGGAAATACGCCAGGATGTGAACACCGGCCGCCAGATGAACCGCCTGGTACAGGGCGATGTAGGCAGTGGCAAAACCATCGTGGCCCTGCTTTCCATGCTGCTGGCGGTAGACAATGGTTTCCAGGCCTGCCTCATGGCACCCACGGAGATCCTGTCCCAGCAACATTATAAAGGGCTTTCGGAGCTGCTGGAAAAAATGCCGCTGAAGGTGGCGTTGCTTACCGGCAGCATCAAGGGCAAGGCCCGTAAGCAGATCCTGGAGCAGGTGGCCGCCGGCGAGGTGCAATTGCTCATTGGCACCCACGCCCTGCTGGAAAATGAAGTGGTGTTCAAAAACCTGGGCCTTGCCATTGTGGACGAACAGCACCGCTTTGGGGTGGCTCAGCGGGCACGTCTGTGGCAAAAAAACAACATTGCGCCCCACATCCTGGTCATGACGGCCACGCCCATACCCCGCACCCTGGCCATGACCATTTACGGAGACCTGGACGTGAGCGTGATAGACGAGCTGCCGCCCGGCCGTAAACCTATTACCACCGTGCACCGCACGGAATACCAGCGCCCCCAGGTCATGGATTTTATCAAAGACGAGATCCGCAAGGGCCGCCAGGCTTATATCGTATATCCATTGATCGAAGATTCTGAAAAAATGGATTACGAAAACCTCATGAAAGGCTATGAAGAAGTGAAGGCCTTCTTCCCCGAACCCCGCTACTACATCAGCATGGTGCACGGGCGCCAGCCGGCAGACCAGCGCAATACCAATATGCAGCGTTTCATTACCGGTGATACCCAGATCATGGTGGCCACCACGGTGATAGAAGTTGGCGTGAATGTGCCCAATGCATCCGTAATGGTGATAGAAAGCACGGAGCGCTTTGGCCTCAGCCAGTTGCACCAGCTGCGCGGCCGCGTGGGGCGTGGTGCAGAGCAATCATTCTGTATACTTATGACCGGCAATAAAATAGGGCAGGAGAGCAAGCAACGGGTGGAAGTAATGGTGCAGACCAACAATGGTTTCCTCATCTCCGAAAAGGACATGGAACTGCGCGGCCCCGGCGATATGGAAGGCACCCGCCAGAGCGGCGTCCTGGATTTTAAATTGGCAGACATTGTGCAGGATAAACCTATATTGGAGGCCGCCCGCGCCTGCGCTGAAAAGCTGCTCCAGGACGACCCTGACTTGCAACTGCCGGAGAATCAGGGCCTCCGGGAATACCTCCAGTTATTACAGGGAAAATCGCAATGGAGTAAAATTTCCTGA